The DNA window AATTTTTGCTGATGCTATAAGCTGTAAGTATTCAGTTTGTAACTTGTTCTCCAGCTGTAAATCCTCAATTATCTCAGGGCTAAATGTCTTTAAAGAAAGCTCAGCCAATTGAAATAGTTGCCTACCCCATTTCTTCTCCAAATCCATTCTATACTTGGAACCTACTAATGCTCGATAATATTCATTATTAAATTCTTCAAAGTAAGGAATTACTTCATCAAAATAATTTTTCTCCGTCTTATAGTATTCATCATTTGTATTCATAGTATGGCGAATGTAAACGATGCTCTGCATGGTGATAAACCCAGTACGAAGTTCATTAATACCCGTCATGGCTAGATCCTGTTCTTCATAGCTACTCGCTGAGGTAAACGAGTTAAGCTGTTCTTTAAACTTAAGTTCGAAATTTTTAATCTCTGGACGTTCATAGTGATATTCGCTAAATTTCATCATGTGCACCTGTCCTCTCTCAATTGAAAATCCATCTCTATTCATCCATTATATGCCATGTCATAGATTATATCTTTAAGCATGTGAGTAGGAATCAGTCTAAAGATGGATTGCTTATAAGTCCTAAGGACATACTTATGTCGACAATGATACAATCAAGGGACTAAATAAAACAAAAAGTTGAGGACATGACATCATGATGTTTCATATCACTTATATATCAGATGGGCTAAAGGTAAAGGGATATCTGTGTTTGCCGCATGGATTCGAACTCCCTATGTCGGATTTGCAAACATGGATAGAATCGCACTATTCTTCAACAGAATTACCCATAACACAGATCGCGAGCTCGATTAAACCAAACAAACAAGATATCAGAGTACAAAAGTGGCCTGTGCTTATATATTGCCGTGGTGGTATTGGAAGAGTCGGAAGCGTCAAGACACATTGGCTTGAGCAGTTTGCCAATTATGGACATATCATCTTTGCTCCTTCATATCGTGGGACAGAAGGTGGTGAAGGGCGCGATGAATTCGGCGGACAAGATCAAGAGGATGTCCTTGCTGGTTATCGACTGTTAACAAGTCTACCCTTTGTTGATGCCAATAGAATATCCGTAATGGGCTTCTCGAGAGGTTCAATTAATGCGACCTTAACGGTAGTAAATCAACCTCAGGTTAACAGTTGTATCTTCTGGAGTGGTGTATCTGACTTAGCTCAAACTTATGATGAACGTATCGACTTGCGCAAAATGCTCAAACGAGTCATCGGTGGATCGCCCATGAAGACTCCAGATTCTTACGTAGCTCGTTCCCCCATTGCCATGGCTGAGCAAATCCACTGTCCTGTGCTTGTCATTCATGGAACAGGAGATAATCAAGTGAACTTCAGCCATGGATTACAAATGAGGAACAAACTCCAAGAACTTGGTGCTGATGTCACGTTCCATCCTTATGAAGGACTTGGACATCATTTCCCTACAGATATTCATAATCGAGCTATTGAGCGAATGTATTCCTGGATAAACCAGTTCTCGACATCACCTCACTTCGCTGACGAACCATAGTCTGTAATATTTAATTTCACATCGTACGTAATTTCAGATTTACTAAAAGTCTCGTCCCAATCCTCTTTGACCTTTTTCCAAACCTGAGGGTGTTGTATTCGTAATCGATCACGGAATCCTGCAACATCAACACGGTATTCTGCTTGCAACTTGTGAATCACCTTATGGATCATATTGTTTAATTCTTCTTCGAAATATTGTGTTGTTTCCTTCAAATATTGGGAATCCGTGGGATACTGTGAAGTATTCCAATTCTCAATTAATCGACCTTCCGATTTGATATTCACATGAAAAGAGATATCGTCCCCCTCTACAATGGATTTAGTCTTAGTGTTTGCAGTTTTAATTTCATAAGCTAGAACCTGTCCCGACTTATCGTAAGTTTTTATTACTCCACCCTTGACTGTACCCATGATCCAAGACAACGCTTCAACATCGTGCTCACTTAATGCTCCAATATATTGATTCGTTTTTCCTTTAATAATTCCAGCACCAGAAAGTTCAACATTCCCTTTAGAGGAAATCACATTTTGCAGCATATAGCTTGATTTGGAGTTCATTATTCCATCTAATTTCGTAAGGTTCATAGGTGGTAATATTTTATTGGTTTTAGCTAGATTATCAATCAAACTTTTAAGATGAAATGCCGGGACCTCTCCTGGTTCATTCGTAAGAAGAGTATCTCTTGCTTTCTCCTTACTTATTAGTACATCACAACTAGGTCTGATATCGTTATCACGTAAAATATATTTTAACAACTTTTCTAAACTCATTTTTTGTAAAAGATCTGTGGAGACCACAATAACTTTCAAATGATGTCCAATAATATTACGATGCTTAATCAGCGTAAACTGACTCATGATTTGAAAGCCCGAGTCTCCTGTTTCCGTAACGTTCGTAAACTTCGTAGGAGCAGAACTCCCCGGTTGTTGTCCTTTCCCCCCACTCTGTTCAGGTATAAGTTGAATCGTTGAAGTAATCTTATTTTTTTTGGGATAACCCCCCCCCTCTTCAGCTAATTCTTGTTCTACCTGTGATTCTTCACCAACATCCATTGCTAAACCTACATTAACACTCAGATTATCAATTTCCTTACTGCTCCAGCACCCATTTAAGCTGAGCAATAAAATAATGGGAAATAATAAAGATACATGGCGCTTAATGCTATTCATTTTGCTCCACAGCTCCCTTTTTGAAGACTTTTGACATGAGGAGAAGGATTATGGAGACCAAGCCAACCAAATAGATTGAAATATTACCTATAAAATCACCAAACTCAAAAAGTTCATTCACATTTTTGGGTAACATGGCAACAAGAAAAATGATCGGTAACAAGAGGTACATTATGGGTTTAATTTTTTTATTCATAATTTGCGACAGACCTAAAGAGGCGGTATAATGACAGATCGAAAATGTCGAAAATATTTGCATAATCCAAATTACAAGTAAGAAAAATTCAAATCTTTCAAATAGTAGACCCGCGATTTCGAAACTTCGCATGAGATCAAGTGTTGGCCAAGTACTTCTAACGACCCCATCAATAGACATTGCACCAATAACCATAATAATAGTTACTATATACAAAAATATAGGGATACCTGTACCTATAACCATAGCTTTTACACCATCTTTAGGTTGTTGCATTTTCGCAGTGACAATCAGCATGACCTCATAACCTGCATATACAAGAATTGTTGACTTCAAACCTCTGATAACAGGAAGGATTCCATCCCCTAACACAGGGCGTAAATTATCAATATCAAATATTTTGTAGCTCAAAGCCATAGAAAATATAAACACAACAAATGTAATCGGTAATATAATCTCAAACAAACGAGCGATCGGATTAATTCCACCCGAAGCTAAATATAGTCCAATCCACATGAAGAACATAATAATCGCCCATAACGGAGTGCCTTCAAGCAAATAGAGCATGGTTACTTCAGCCATCACTCTGATCTCAAAAGCTGATAAACACATAAAATATAGGACCATCAATATCCCTAATAAATGACCAATCCAGCTCCCCACAATCTTTTTACCGAATTGAAAAAACGTTTCACCCGGAAATTGCTGACAAAGCTTCACGATACATATTCCAACGAGCATGATGATTAATCCACCCAATACAACAGTTATCCAACCATCTGGAGTCTTCATTTCCTCTGCTAATGTTCTTGGAAGAGTAAGAATCCCAGATCCCAGCATAAAGTTACTAACGATGACTATCGCCTGTGTCGTTGTTAGCTTTTCATCTGTTCGGACAAACATAGAATTCTCCTCCTTCACACTCCTATTTTTTGCGGTCAGAATCCTTAGTCTTCATCATCTGCGGTCTTTGTTTCATTACCCTAAAGGGCATACGTAATATAAAGTCCTTCCAATCACTAAATCGATAGGACGTTACTGGGCTTAAGTAGGGAACACCAAAACTTTTGAGCTTTACTAAATGACTACTGAGTAATAAGAAGAACAGAACCGTCCCATAAATCCCAAACATAGCTGCACAAAACATTGCCGCAAACCGTAATACACGAAGCGTTATTCCCGCACTATACGTAGGAATTGCAAATGAAGAAATGGCAGTTACGGCAACAACAATTACAAGAAATGGGCTGACTAAACCTGCATTTACAGCTGCATCACCAATGATTAGACCACCTACGATGCCCATTGCAGGACCGATTGGCTTCGGTAATCGGACTCCCGCCTCTCGGAGAATTTCAATCGCTATTTCCATAATTAATGCTTCAATGAGCGATGGAAAAGGTACACCTTGTCTTGCTTCAATAATCGTTATGACTAATTTTGTAGGTATTAAGCCTGGTTGAAAAGAAATAAACGAGATATACAAGGCAGGTGCGAACAGGGCGAAAAAAGTAGCGATGTATCGTAAAATTCTTAAGAGTGAACCTGGTATCCATCTTTCATAATAGTCCTCAGGGGACTGTATCAACATACTAAAGGTAACGGGTACAATCAGTGCAAACGGACTTCCGTCCAGCAAGATAGCTACTCGACCCTCCAACAATGCACT is part of the Paenibacillus segetis genome and encodes:
- a CDS encoding spore germination protein encodes the protein MFVRTDEKLTTTQAIVIVSNFMLGSGILTLPRTLAEEMKTPDGWITVVLGGLIIMLVGICIVKLCQQFPGETFFQFGKKIVGSWIGHLLGILMVLYFMCLSAFEIRVMAEVTMLYLLEGTPLWAIIMFFMWIGLYLASGGINPIARLFEIILPITFVVFIFSMALSYKIFDIDNLRPVLGDGILPVIRGLKSTILVYAGYEVMLIVTAKMQQPKDGVKAMVIGTGIPIFLYIVTIIMVIGAMSIDGVVRSTWPTLDLMRSFEIAGLLFERFEFFLLVIWIMQIFSTFSICHYTASLGLSQIMNKKIKPIMYLLLPIIFLVAMLPKNVNELFEFGDFIGNISIYLVGLVSIILLLMSKVFKKGAVEQNE
- a CDS encoding alpha/beta hydrolase family protein; the protein is MSDLQTWIESHYSSTELPITQIASSIKPNKQDIRVQKWPVLIYCRGGIGRVGSVKTHWLEQFANYGHIIFAPSYRGTEGGEGRDEFGGQDQEDVLAGYRLLTSLPFVDANRISVMGFSRGSINATLTVVNQPQVNSCIFWSGVSDLAQTYDERIDLRKMLKRVIGGSPMKTPDSYVARSPIAMAEQIHCPVLVIHGTGDNQVNFSHGLQMRNKLQELGADVTFHPYEGLGHHFPTDIHNRAIERMYSWINQFSTSPHFADEP
- a CDS encoding Ger(x)C family spore germination protein; this translates as MNSIKRHVSLLFPIILLLSLNGCWSSKEIDNLSVNVGLAMDVGEESQVEQELAEEGGGYPKKNKITSTIQLIPEQSGGKGQQPGSSAPTKFTNVTETGDSGFQIMSQFTLIKHRNIIGHHLKVIVVSTDLLQKMSLEKLLKYILRDNDIRPSCDVLISKEKARDTLLTNEPGEVPAFHLKSLIDNLAKTNKILPPMNLTKLDGIMNSKSSYMLQNVISSKGNVELSGAGIIKGKTNQYIGALSEHDVEALSWIMGTVKGGVIKTYDKSGQVLAYEIKTANTKTKSIVEGDDISFHVNIKSEGRLIENWNTSQYPTDSQYLKETTQYFEEELNNMIHKVIHKLQAEYRVDVAGFRDRLRIQHPQVWKKVKEDWDETFSKSEITYDVKLNITDYGSSAK